From Hoeflea sp. 108:
CGGATGCGTTCGCGGATCTCTTGCCATTCAGGCGATTTGATCGATCCGCCTGGGTAGAGCTTCATCTTCTCTGCTGAGATAGGCATTCGCTATATCCTCTGACTGTTGAACATCTCCAGAAATCTTTGGTTTTGAAGGTTGGTGAGGGAGGGTTCCGGCAACAGACACCCCCTCCCCTATGGCCTGAGCCAAAGAGGACGGGGCGCCCATTGCCATGTCCTGAAGGCCGGAGCCGGGATGGGACACATGCAACGCCGTCCTCTCGGATAGGCGGTCCTCACTTTCAGGCAGCACGGTAGGACTTTCGACACCCGCGCCTGCGGCTTCACCTGCACGGGAATTGCACCCGGTCGCCGCTGATCGGGTTTGTACGCTCGACCACAAGTGAAAGCAATGCTTTCTTTTCTGTTGCGCAGATGTGAAAGATATGCTTTCATATCTCCATCAAGCCACTACGCAAGACGCCTCTCCGGGCTGATCTGGTGGCGCAGAGGGAACCGAGATGAACGCCCTACTCCCCATCAACACGATCGACGCGGCGACCCGCCGTTCAGCTCTCAGCGCTATGTCGAAGCGATCCGGGCATTCGAGGACGCCGGTTACACCGCGATCATCGTCGACAGCATTTCCCATGAGTGGGAAGGCACCGGCGGCGTGCTGGAGCAGGCGGAAGCTATCGAGCAGTCGACCAAACGTGCAGGCCTGCACTGCTGGCAGAAGCCCAAGGCCGGCCACAAGAAGCTGATGAACGAGCTTCTGCAGACCAGGGCGCACCTGATCTTCTGTTGCCGGGTCAAGGAGAAGGTCGCGCAGGTCAAGGGTGCGAACGGCAAGACCGAGATCGTCAACGAGGGCTTCGTCGTCGTCCAGGAGAAGTCGTTCATCTACGAGATGACCGTCTCGATGATGCTCGGCGAAGGTACTCACGTCCCGCTGATCCAGAAGTGCCCCGGAGACCTGTTGTTCGCCTTCCCCGAAGGCCGACGCATCACGACCGATGCCGGCGGCAGCGTGCGCCAATGGAGCGATCAGGGTGTGGCGCTGGACGAGGCGCTGGAGGCTGCCAAGCGCGAGGGCCTGTTCGCGGCGAACAACGGAATGGCGGCACTGCTCGACTGGTGGAAAGGTCTAGGCACCCGGCAATCGTCGCTGGAGGGCATGAAGGAGACGTTCAAGTCCATTGCTCGCGCATCGGATCAGTTGAAGGCCGATATCAACGACGCCGGCGGCGGTGATCCTGCTGACCGGCTGGCGCAGGCCAAGGCAGCGAACGGTGACAGTGCTTCCGACAGCCAAGAGGGTTTCAGCCTCGGGCATGTGACCGACACGCTCGGACGCAAAACCTCGATCCATCACGAACAGTCCGATGTCCCTGCATCGGGCTTCGGCAGCGGGGAGCTCCCCCAAGAAAACCCCGCCCCCGCTGCCGATCAGACCGCCGGAAACGGCGAAGCGGAGGAAGGCGCAACAGAAGCCACTCATGGTGAGCAGGTAGCGCCTTCCTCCGACCTCACTCAGGAAGACCGGGACTGGCTGAAACTTGTCGCCAGGACGCTGTGGGCCGCCACTGGCCCGGGCGAAGGCGAGACGCTGAAGAACCAGTTCACCGGTGTCCGCAACGACTTCACTCCGGCAACTATCAGCGAGGCTGCTCGAGCAAAAGGCATGTCGATCCTACGGGCATGCCAGGCCGTCTGCGAAGGCAAGCAGGATGCGGGAGACACCCTCGAATTGATTGCCGGCATTGCCGGGGTCAAGCCGCGGGAGATCGTCTGATGCGCGGCTTCTATCTAGTCGGCACGGGCAGCGGATCCGGATTTGGGTCAGGTCCTGGTGGTGTCGGCGGAACTGGATCTGGCAGCGGCTTCGGTGCCCGTGCCTATGCCTTTCTCGTCGGGGGTTGGTCATGACCAACAAGACGGTAAAGGCAGATCTGGATGCAAAGGCTTTGGAAGCGGCACAGCGAGCGGCAGATGACGCCTACATGGCGTCAGACGAAAATGCCGTGAATGATGCAGTTGTCGCAGGCATCACCGCCTATCTCTCCGCCCTTCCCCATGCAGGCAAGGTGAGCGAGGAGATGGTCGAGGCAGCAGTAGAGATCGCCAGCGAAAATCTTGAAATAGACGGCGACAATGAGGGGACTTTCATCCGCGCCGACAGCATCGAAAACACAGTCCGCGCTGTTTTGGCCCTCTCAAGCCAACAAGCGGAGGCGGTGCCGGTCACGTGGCGCTATGATATCCAGTACGGGCCAGATGGTGAAGCGAACTACGCGTGGGTCTACGACGAGCACAACAACCTCGTCTGCACCGCCAAGACACACCACGCCATAGCCATCGTTCAGCGCGCTTCCTCCCCATCCCCAGCAGATGCAGGAGAGCCGGGGATCAAGGCCACAGTCAGGCCGCTCGATCTGTCCAATGCGCTCAAGCATGCGTTCGTATCCGGTTGGAAAGCCTGCGAAGGTGGTGGCCCTGTAACGGTCGCGTGGACCAGCTACGATCCGGAAATGAACAGCGCCTATGAGCGCATCCGCTCTGCGCTTGGCCCCGCCACAAGCCAGGCGAAGGGCGGGGCGGATCTGACGGACCTGATCAGGTGCGCAGAAATCCTGGCCGGATTGGAAGATGAAGATCGTGGCCGCGCCTTCCCTTCGAAAGAAAATTGCGCCTTCGCTCGAAAGACGCTCTCCGCCCTCCGCTCTTCTTCTCCAGTAGGCCAGACGGCGAAGGAGGGCGGCGAGTGAGCACCTTGGCCGAAAAGCTGGACGAAGCGCGCGCGGAGGTCGCTCGCCTGGAGCGGCAAGCCGCGAGCGCTACCTGTCACGAGTTGGGACGCCATCAATGGGTTTCGATTGGCGGCTGCAATGCTGGCTGTGGACCATATTGCGGGTGCTCAGTGCCTGTCCTTCAGTGCGAGATCTGCGGCGATTGCGATTATGGCGACAACAGCGAAGCCGACGAAACAAAGCGTCGTTGTAAAGAGCTGAGCGATCTGGACGCGCGCGCAGTCCCCTCCGATCCGGTTAGCACAAGCAACGAGAAGGAGGACTAGATGACCACCCCAGACCTTGTGGAGCGGCTGCGCGTCCTTTCCCTTTTCGCGGGAATCGGCGGTTTTGATCTCGGCCTGGAACGCACAGGCGGTTTCGAGACAGTAGCCTTCTGCGAGATTGACCCGTACCGCCGCTCGATTCTTTCGAAGCATTGGCCTGACGTGAGGCAGTATGAAGATGTCCGAAACCTCACAGCCGATGCTTTGGCCCGAGATGGAATTGTCATCGACGTCATCTGTGGGGGCTTCCCCTGCCAGGACATCAGCATTGCGGGGAAAGGCCGCGGGCTTGCCGGCGCCAAGTCCAGACTATGGTTCGAATTCCTCCGGATTATCGGAGAAATCCGCCCGACCTATGCCCTTATCGAAAACTCCCCCAAGCTTCGCTCTCGCGGACTGGACGTCCTGCTCGGGGGCCTCTCTGAGATCGGGTATGATGCGGAATGGCATTGTATACCCGCAGCCCATGTTGGCGCGCCTCACCGTCGTGACCGCATCTGGATACTCGCTTACCGGCAAGAAGACGCATTCCGTGCCGACGCCGACAGCTTCGGACCATATCCGCCGTACCTGCACTTCAATCGAAGCGCTCAACTTCTCGACCAACAAGAGCGTGACTTTGGACCGATGGCTTGGTGGCGTACCGAGCCCGATGTGGCACGCGTGGTTGATGGGATACCATCCAGGCTGGACATCGCTCGAATAAGGGCGACAGGCGACAGCGTTGTCCCATTCATCCCCGAGCTGATCGGCCGCGCTATTCTCGAAGCGAGGTCCGCAGCATGACCACCCCAGACCTTGTGGAGCGGCTGCGCGGGCTTATCGAGCGGCTGGACCGATCTGGTGATTGTTGGCTTTGGACCGGCAAAACCGACGAAAGAGGTCGCGGTCGCGTTTGGCGTGACGGTAAGCTCAAACTTCACCATCGCGCTGTGTGGGAGGCCTTATTCGGGCCAATCCCCACGGGCGCCATGCTTTGCCATCACTGCGACAACCCGCGATGCGCAAACCCGGATCATCTTTATGTCGGGGATGGCAAGACAAACGTCGCCGACATGTTCGATCGCAAGCGGCACTGGACGCAGGTCGAGCCCCTACGTGCGCGCGCTATCGGGGCGGCAAACGGGCGGCAGAACACATGGACGCGGGGCGCGCGTAATCCGAAGGCCAAGCTCTCGAAAGAGGCGGTTGCCCTTATCCGCGAGAGCAACGATGGGCCAAGGGCGCTCGCCAAACAGCTTGGCGTTCACCGCACGACGATTCAGCGCATCAAAAAGGGTGCCCTATGGGTATGACCCTCCGCGCCCTTTCTCAGGAGCCAAGCAAATGAAGCTGACACCGAAGCAGCGCGAATTCCTGACGCGTGCTCTCCGCCATTCATACAGTGATGGCAGCGGCATCGGCGCCCAACCTCACGATGGACACGAGGTCCGAACGGCCATGTCGCTGTACCGAAAGGGGCTGGTGACCGTCCCGGTCGTATGGACGGCTTATACAGGCAGTCACATCACCGAAGCCGGTCGCGCCCTTCTCTCTCAGGAGGCGGGCCGTGGCTGACGTCGCGAAGGAACTGCGGGCCACAATCGACCACGATGCAGGTCTTAGGCTCAACACGGTTGGCCACGCCGATCTGCGCACCCTCCTCGACGCCCTCGACGACGCTCATAAGCGAATAGCGGAGAGCGGCTGGCAGTCTATCGAGAGCGCGCCGAAGGATGGGAGCACCTTTCTGGCGGTCAACGCTGGCTCCATCGAGAGATGGCACACCTACAAGGAGGGTTGTGTCGTCACTCGCCGCGCCGACGCGCGAGCGTTCACTTGCTGCCGGATGCCTGATGGCGGTTTCATGGACGAGTTCGGCGACGAGTATCTGCCCGATGGCCGTATCCACGACGCCGAGGATCTGACCGCCGAGGACGAAGTTTTGCGCCTCACCATGTGGCAGCCTCTCCCCGCTCCTCCCTCCCGTATAGATAAGGAAGATAGAAATGGGTGAGCCCGTCCGGGTCCAGCTTTCGCGTAAGAAGGGCTGGAAGATGCCCGAGAACACCGTGAAGGTGTCGCGGCCGGGATTGTGGGGCAATCCCTTCATTGTGAACCCGCTTGTCAAAGCCGGCGGCGGGTCAGGCGCTTCGTACATTTGCATGCCCACTGTAGAAGATGCGGTCGCGGCATATCGCGAAATGCTGGAAGCCCCAGCCGAGCCGGGGCAGCGTGCTTTCGAACTGCGCGCGCGCCTGCCGGAACTTCGCGGCAAGAACCTTGCCTGCTGGTGCAGGCTCGATCAGCCCTGCCATGCTGACGTGCTGCTCGAACTCGCCAACGCACCCCTCCCTGCACATAAGGAACAGGCGGAATGACAGCGCACCCGAACGTTTACTCACCGCGCTCCCTGGCTATGTCCTGGGGCTGCTCCGAGCAGCATGTGCGCAATCTCATCAACAACGGCCAGTTGCGTGCCTTCCGAATTGGGAAGCTACTGCGCATCGAACCCAAGGCCGTGGAGGACTACCAATGTCAAAATACCGTCTCGGACGACTCCGGGGTGAATTCGTCGCGGTCTACTACGACGATGCCGGAAAACGTCACCGCAATACGCTTGGCACAGATAACAAGGTAGCCGCTCAGACGGCCATCGATAAGCTGAATGCCGAAGCAGAGCGCGCGCCTGGCCAGACGGTCGAAACCCTTTGGAACGCATATCGCGAAGAGAAGCGCGGGCGCCGGATCGCTGCCAGCATGCTTACGACGTGGAAGGCGCTGAAGGGCACTTTTGCGGCCCGCGAGGCCGAGGCGATCGGCGACGAGACGTGCCAAGACTATATCCGCATGCGCCGGCAGCCCACCGAGAAAATTGGCAACAGGCCTGCTTACCCTAATGGCAGATCCGACGGGACAATCTGGACCGAGCTCAACCACCTGCGGATCGTGATGGGTTGGGCGGTGAAGCGCGGCCGGATAGCTCGAGCGCCATACATTTCGATGCCGCCGAAGCCAGCGCCAATGGATCGCTGGCTTACACGAGATGAAGTAGCCCGATTGAAGGACAACGCGACCGCAGACCACATCCGGCTCTTCATCGTGCTGGCGATTGCCACTGGCGGCCGCAAGGAAGCTCTCCTGACGCTAAAGTGGGACCAGGTCGACTTCGCCCGCGGCATCATCCATCTGGACGACCAGCAGGCGCCCCACAAGCGCAAGGGGCGCGCTTCGGTGCCGATGAACAAGACAATTCGCGCGGCGCTCCAAGAGGCCCGCAAGGCCGCTGAAACAGACTATGTCATCGAGTGGGCCGGGAACCCGGTCAAATCGGTCAAGCGCTCACTGGCAAAGACCGCAGAAAAGGCGCGCCTGTCCGAGGTTACTGCCCATGTGTTCCGCCACTCGGCCGCACGTTGGCAAGCAGAGGCTGGCATCCCCATGGCGAAGATCGCTCAGTACCTCGGGCATTCCGATGACCGGATCACTCAGCGGGTCTATGGGCGCTATGCGCCGAGCCACATGCAGGACGCCGCCGACGTGCTCGATCTCGAATTCGGTCAGGTGAAAACCGGGTGAACTCGGCTGGTGAGGGTGTTCCCTCTGGTTCAAAACTGGTTCACACCAGAACGCAGAGAGAACATAGTGAGCACAACGAAGCTACTTTGGTTTTAAGAATGGCTGTATTGCGCGGCTTTGCTTGTGGGCCGACATTTCACACGGGTGGGGTCATAGGTTCAATCCCTATATCGCCCACCATTCTTCTATCTTATATCCTCTTGTTATTGATGAACTTTTTGCTTGGGCCGGAAACGGGCCATAAGTGCTATTCAGCACAGACCGGCGAGCACAGGCAGACAATGGCAGCTTAATCCGCGGAACATCCGTGGACTACTGCTCAGGTTGCTCCGTGTATTCGCCTGATTGCCCTCGACACGACACCTCCCCCACCGTGACCTTCAGCAGCCAATAAGAGCGCGATGACAACGGAGTGCACGCCCCGTGGGAAGGGCGGCTGCGAGATCAAACTCGAAGATCGTGCCGGGCGAGCGGGTTTGAAAAGCCGATGCGGCGGACATAAAAGTCCGCTCGACCGCGACAGGCTCGACCAGCGGGTGCAGATCCGCCTTCTGCACGTCACCAGCCGGTTCATCTACTGCACCAAACGCGGCATTCGCGAACTTATTTCCCTCAATATCGATGGAAATGCCCCTCGGTTAACAGCAATAGAAATAGATAAAGCAACAGTCTATAATACCGAAGTTCTGTGGGGGAATGAGGGGCATGTCCGTTGCTTCAAGGCTCTATCCTCTTTTAGGCTCGCTCTTCGAACGACTGCGAAAGTCGCGGGGCGCGCTCGAAGATGTTCAATCCGAGCAAATTGCCAAAGCGGAGAGCTTGGTGCAGGCGCCGGCCTACATGGAGCCATCTGACTGGGATCGTGTCATTGGCGTGCAGCCGTCGACGAATCTCGACAATGAACGAATGCGGATTGCGGGCGGGTTGCGACAACATGGGGGAACCATTCGCTACCGGCTCGGCGATGCATTGGCGACGCCGCGCGGCGTTTTCAGCTTTTCCCGCAGCCTGCAGCGCCATGGTCCTGCGCCACTGCAGCCTGCCCTGGCAAACCCCATCCAGCGCACAGACAGAGCCTTTTTCCCGATGACACCAGTGGCGATGGCCTACTTTGGCCACCTGATAAACGACTCCTTGCCGGCATCGCTTCTGATTCAACCGGGTGAGACCCTCTGCCTGCCCTACAACCCGTCATGGCATCATGGCCGCGCCTACTGCGAACTGTTCGGCCTGTCGCCCTCGCCCGCACCGATGATTCATGCGCGAGAGATGTGGTTGACCGACGATCGTGGAATGAACACCCATCGCCACGCCCGCACACGGGCCCTGCATGCGAAGCTGCATTCGGGTTTGGAACCATCAAGACACTCGGGCGCCTTCCTGCGCCGGGGGACGACCGGTGCAAAACGCGACCTGATCAATGAGAATGCCGTGGCCGAGGTTCTGGCTGCCCGAGGTTACGCTATCTGCGATGTGACATCCCCTCTTCCCGAACTGCTGGCGACGCTGGCGCAGGTGCCAGTGGTCGTCACCGTCGAAGGCAGCCAGTGGGTGCATGCTCATTTTGGCGCAGCACTTGGAGCGCTGATCGTCGTCATCAATCCTTGCGACACGTTCAATGCGTTGATCGCCGACATGGTGCCGGCGCTCGACCAGCGGATGGCGACCATCGTCGCCGACAAGGCGGAAGACGGCTATCATGTCGATGTCCAGCGGCTCGTGGCGCTGATCGATCGGGCGCAGGACGACATGGTCCGCACATCGAGGCTGTCATAACGAGCGGCCGCATCACCTGACAGAAGCCATTCTTGTTCAGGAAATGCAGCCGGACTGGGCCTTACATGCTCGGCGCGCGTACCGTTTCGGTCTTGGCTACCGCTTCCATCAGCCTGGCATCACGATCGTAGACGTCGCCGAAATATGCGACCTTGCCGTTGAGATCCGGCCAGGCCGTGAAATAGGCGACATAAACAGGGATCTTGCGGTTCACCTTCTCGAAGGAATGGCCCTGCTTGAGCTTGGCGGCGACGTGATCGACATCGGTGCCAAGCACGGCCGCAGCCATGCCGCGCGGGTCGGACAAGCGGATGCAGCCATGGCTGAAGGCCCGGTTGTCGCGATTGAACAGCGCCTTCTGCGGCGTGTCGTGCATGTAGATGGCGTGCTTGTTGGGGAACAGGATCTTGAGCTCGCCAAGCGCATTGGCTTCGCTCGGCGCCTGGCGCACGCTGTAAGGCACCTTGGCGCCGTACTGGCTCCAGTCGATCGCCGACGAAGGAACACGCTGGCCACGCGAATCGGTGACCTCATAGCCGGCGCGGTCGAGATAGCTCGGATCGCTGCGCAGGCGCGGCAGCATCTCGTTGACGATGATCGACTGCGGCACGCCCCAATAGGGGTTGTAGTCGACCTGCTCGATCTCGTCCTGGAAGAAGCTGGTCTGGTTGGTGGTCTTGCCGATCACCGTCTTCATCTTCAGCTTCTCTGTGCCACCGTCGATGTAGCTCGCGGTGAAAGCCGGCTGGTTGATGAACACGCGGGGACTGCCGAGGTCTGATGGTAGCCAGCGCATCTGCTCGAGCGCCACCAGCACCTTGTCGAGACGATCGGCCTTCGACGTCCCGGCAAGGGTTGCGACGGTACGCGGACCGACGACGCCGTCGGCCTTGAGCCCTGCCCGCTTCTGCACCGCCTCGAATACGGGAACCAGGTCCGGCGTGTAGATCTCGCTGTTGACCGCACGCGCCAGCAGCTCGCCGAACTCGCCGCCCATCTCGTCATCGAGATTTCGGCTGATCAGGTGCAGCAGCTTGGGCAGCTCGGGGCTCGTTTCGCCTGGCTTCAGCAAAAGCTTGGGGTCGACAACGATGGTGTTTTCCTCGCTGGCGCGAAGCATTTCGAGCTCGACGCGCAGCGCCTTGTATTCCGGGTTTTGCGGATGGAACGACTCCATCAAGCCCCTGATATCCTGCGCCTGGCTGAGCTTCTTCAGCACGTCGACCATGTCGAGCGGTTTGGCTGCGAAATCATAGTAGCCGGAGATCCGGTTCGGATCGATCCTGCCGCCGAGTGCGTCGTGGACATAGCGCAACGCGCGCGCCGACAGCGCCATCTCGAAGCGGATAAGCGTCTTCAGCCTGCCGCTGGTGTCGTCGAGGGCATAGGCGGCCGGCGGCGCGGAAACGGAATAGTCGACCGGGTTGAGCCCATGGCCGGCCGCGTCGCCCAGAACACGAATGGCATCTTCGGCGCGGCTGTTGGCTGTATAGCCGGTCACCCAGATGAATTCGGGGTTGGCCGAATAGTAGTCAAGCAGCGCCTTGGCGATTTCCTTTTCAGCGCTGAGATCGTAGCCATCGAGGCCGGCGATCGCTTCGCGGAAGCTGGTGCCGGCCAGCGACGGCTCCAGCGACACCGACTGCGTGCCGGCGCTCAGCTTGGCGAAGTCGACCGACACCATCGCATCGGCCTTGTAATTGTAATAGGTCGGCGCGCTGATCTTGGCTGCCTGCACCGGCTTCTTCTTCACCGGCTCGGGCGGCGGCGGAAACTCGCCGTGCTGCTGGCGCGGGCTCCGGCCGCCGCCGCCGAACAGCACATCAAGCAATGTCTGCGCGCCCGCGTGCGGTGCCCCCATGGCGACGCTGGCAGCCAGCGCCACCAGCGGAAGGGAAATCGGCTTCTTCAGGAAAGCAATCTTCATAGGACACCCACCCCCGCCCGGGAATTTCATTGGAACCCCCATGCGCCGCTCGGGGCATTCCTGTCGCCTAATGGCGGATGTAAGGCGCAGACGTATCGATTCATACCGATAACGTTAAGCTTCCATAAATTTCCGGGTAGCTGTTGCCGAACAGTTTCACATCATCGTGACCGCCGCCGCCCCTGGCACAATCCGGCCGGGATGACAGATGCCGCCCCGCCATGCGATCAAATTGCAGGCCGATGGATTTCAGGACGAGGTCGAAAGTGAAGAAGGGCTACAAGGAACTGCTCGACGAGGCCAATGCCGTGGTCGAGGTGGTGTCGCCGGAAGAGGCCGCGACCCTGCTCGACGACCCAGGC
This genomic window contains:
- the dcm gene encoding DNA (cytosine-5-)-methyltransferase: MTTPDLVERLRVLSLFAGIGGFDLGLERTGGFETVAFCEIDPYRRSILSKHWPDVRQYEDVRNLTADALARDGIVIDVICGGFPCQDISIAGKGRGLAGAKSRLWFEFLRIIGEIRPTYALIENSPKLRSRGLDVLLGGLSEIGYDAEWHCIPAAHVGAPHRRDRIWILAYRQEDAFRADADSFGPYPPYLHFNRSAQLLDQQERDFGPMAWWRTEPDVARVVDGIPSRLDIARIRATGDSVVPFIPELIGRAILEARSAA
- a CDS encoding HNH endonuclease, with amino-acid sequence MTTPDLVERLRGLIERLDRSGDCWLWTGKTDERGRGRVWRDGKLKLHHRAVWEALFGPIPTGAMLCHHCDNPRCANPDHLYVGDGKTNVADMFDRKRHWTQVEPLRARAIGAANGRQNTWTRGARNPKAKLSKEAVALIRESNDGPRALAKQLGVHRTTIQRIKKGALWV
- a CDS encoding DUF4326 domain-containing protein is translated as MGEPVRVQLSRKKGWKMPENTVKVSRPGLWGNPFIVNPLVKAGGGSGASYICMPTVEDAVAAYREMLEAPAEPGQRAFELRARLPELRGKNLACWCRLDQPCHADVLLELANAPLPAHKEQAE
- a CDS encoding site-specific integrase, whose product is MSKYRLGRLRGEFVAVYYDDAGKRHRNTLGTDNKVAAQTAIDKLNAEAERAPGQTVETLWNAYREEKRGRRIAASMLTTWKALKGTFAAREAEAIGDETCQDYIRMRRQPTEKIGNRPAYPNGRSDGTIWTELNHLRIVMGWAVKRGRIARAPYISMPPKPAPMDRWLTRDEVARLKDNATADHIRLFIVLAIATGGRKEALLTLKWDQVDFARGIIHLDDQQAPHKRKGRASVPMNKTIRAALQEARKAAETDYVIEWAGNPVKSVKRSLAKTAEKARLSEVTAHVFRHSAARWQAEAGIPMAKIAQYLGHSDDRITQRVYGRYAPSHMQDAADVLDLEFGQVKTG
- a CDS encoding glycosyltransferase 61 family protein, which translates into the protein MSVASRLYPLLGSLFERLRKSRGALEDVQSEQIAKAESLVQAPAYMEPSDWDRVIGVQPSTNLDNERMRIAGGLRQHGGTIRYRLGDALATPRGVFSFSRSLQRHGPAPLQPALANPIQRTDRAFFPMTPVAMAYFGHLINDSLPASLLIQPGETLCLPYNPSWHHGRAYCELFGLSPSPAPMIHAREMWLTDDRGMNTHRHARTRALHAKLHSGLEPSRHSGAFLRRGTTGAKRDLINENAVAEVLAARGYAICDVTSPLPELLATLAQVPVVVTVEGSQWVHAHFGAALGALIVVINPCDTFNALIADMVPALDQRMATIVADKAEDGYHVDVQRLVALIDRAQDDMVRTSRLS
- a CDS encoding murein L,D-transpeptidase; the encoded protein is MKIAFLKKPISLPLVALAASVAMGAPHAGAQTLLDVLFGGGGRSPRQQHGEFPPPPEPVKKKPVQAAKISAPTYYNYKADAMVSVDFAKLSAGTQSVSLEPSLAGTSFREAIAGLDGYDLSAEKEIAKALLDYYSANPEFIWVTGYTANSRAEDAIRVLGDAAGHGLNPVDYSVSAPPAAYALDDTSGRLKTLIRFEMALSARALRYVHDALGGRIDPNRISGYYDFAAKPLDMVDVLKKLSQAQDIRGLMESFHPQNPEYKALRVELEMLRASEENTIVVDPKLLLKPGETSPELPKLLHLISRNLDDEMGGEFGELLARAVNSEIYTPDLVPVFEAVQKRAGLKADGVVGPRTVATLAGTSKADRLDKVLVALEQMRWLPSDLGSPRVFINQPAFTASYIDGGTEKLKMKTVIGKTTNQTSFFQDEIEQVDYNPYWGVPQSIIVNEMLPRLRSDPSYLDRAGYEVTDSRGQRVPSSAIDWSQYGAKVPYSVRQAPSEANALGELKILFPNKHAIYMHDTPQKALFNRDNRAFSHGCIRLSDPRGMAAAVLGTDVDHVAAKLKQGHSFEKVNRKIPVYVAYFTAWPDLNGKVAYFGDVYDRDARLMEAVAKTETVRAPSM